The Rhodopirellula islandica genome contains the following window.
ATGGATGAGGCAACGAATCCTTCGGCTCGCGTTTCGTCGCATCGTCCACAACCGATTCAGCCGAATTGATCATCTAGCGACATACATTCCACCGACGCAGGACCAAAGTTGATGAACCAACGAAACTTTCGCAACAGTTTTCTTGTCGTCCTGCTGTTGATCTCGGGATGCGGGCCGCAGTCCAATCAATTCTCGACCAAGCTCGACGTCATGAGCGAGCAAGCCGTTCCAGAACAACCTGCATCCTTCTCGCTCGCACAAGCTCCGAATCGCCGCCCGGATTTCGATGAGGCCGACACTGAATCATTGGACGCAGACCAATCAAGCGAGAACGCAAAAACCAATCGACGAATCGTTTACAACACCCACCTGTCTTTGGTCGTGAAAGAGTACGCGACCTTTGAATCAAAACTGCCAGCCCTGGTCGACCAGCATGGAGGATTCATTTCCAACAGCGAAACGAATCGCCGCTACAACAATCGACAATCTGGCGAGTGGGTCGCTCGCATTCCAGTTGCGAACTACGTCGCCTTCCTTCGAGGCGTCACCGGATTGGGATTTGCGGAATCTCGCACCGAAGACGCTCAAGACGTCACCGAAGAATTCGTCGACGTCGAGGCGAGAATCCGAAACAACAAGAAGCTCGAAGAACGCATCATCACGATGCTCGAAGAACGAACCGGAAAGCTATCCGATGTCTTAGAAATCGAACGCGAACTTTCGCGTGTTCGCGAAGAGATCGAACGCATGGAAGGTCGCCTGCGAGTGCTATCGGATCGTTCCGCTTTGGCGACCATCACGATTCAGTGCCGCGAAGAAAAGGAGTACGTCCCTCCGGCAGCGCCGACATTCAGTTCACGAATCCAGAAATCTTGGTCACACTCCATCAACGCGATGAAGCAGACCGGTGAACACATCGTCATCGCTGCCATCGCGATCCTGCCTTGGTTGCTTGTTTTCGGCGGACTCATTCTGGTGAGCGTTGCAGTGGGCCGACGATTGCTACGCAAGCGATCGAAGTAGCGGGGAAGAACGACACCGCTTGCTGCTTACGCTGCCGCCAGAAAACGATGCGACACCGATCGCTAGTTAGCAAACGGTCCCAGAGATGACTCCATCACTCGCATTCGCTTCATGGTGCAACGGATGACAGGTGGCACCATCCGGCGATCCGTTGCTTGGCTGGTCCAACCATTGCGTCGCAGCTAGTCCAGTCAATCAGTGACGTGTTTTGTCGGTCAGCGAGCGTTGAAACGGAACGAATACAGGTCTGCGTCCTTGATCACAAACCGTAGCCGAATGGGTTTTCCGGAAAGCGACGCCACGTCGCTCCCGTGATCCCATCGGACCACGCGGTCGATTTCATTTCCGATCTGTTCCACCGATTCGGAGAAGGTGAAGCCTGGGACGGGCTGTCCGACAGCATCCTGAATCTCCACTCGAACACCGCCGGCGGCTGAAGTCCCAAAGTTGATCGACAGTTCGTTGCCGGAAAACGTCAGCGGTTTCGTCAATAACTCGCCGCCGCGAAACGGTGCCTGAGCCGAAGTGAATCCATCGAGCCGCATCGAGTACCGGTGCAAGTGAGAAGTCGGTTGGGCATAATCTTGATTGAGGTAAACCGACATCTCCTCCGATCCTGTTGGCACGATGTTGAGCGCCGGGTAGTTCGTCCTCGAAACCCAGTTTTCCGCACCGATGCCGGGACGAATGAATCCCCCGAGGAAGGTCCGGTCATAGACCGACCCACCGCGAGAGGTCATCAAGATCGCATCGGAAGTGTCCTTGAAGTACCGGGGCGCAACGTTGATTGCCTCAGCCTGCGATTCAGACAGCACCTGGCGCCCCGGCATGAAACGAGCCGCCACGGCGACGTACAAATGTGGGGCACGGAAATAGGGATGCGTTTGGTTGGTATAGAGATGTTCCATCGGTGCCTTGCCCCCGTGGTGTCGATACTCCATCAAGGTGGGTGCGGACCAGTTCACAAAGTCATCGCTGGTCGATCGACAGATGCGACGAATCCCGCTTTCGAAGACACGAAAGTAACACAGGTACCGTTGTTCCGATGCAGACCAAAAGACAACGTTCTGCGAATCGAACATGTAGTCGTACGGAACCATCTCAGAGGAGATCACTGGTTCGTCCTGCATCTTTTCCCAATGAATGCCATCCGCTGAAACCATGGCGATCAAACCGCTGGTCATCGTCCCGCCGATCGCCTTGAACCGTTCCTGGGCAGGCACGTCGGGTCGAGTGTCAAGCATCGGGCTGAAATTGTGGGTCACCGGCGCCGCATCGGCCAGGACGATGTTGTTCTTGGTGCTGCCCTGGAACTCATACAGATTCAGCTCGGGTTTGACCCATCGAATCCCATCTTGGGATTCGGCATAGCAGTAGGTTTCGCCGGGGTTGCCATCGGCACCGGCTTTCGGGCTGCCGCGATAATACAGTCGGTACAGATCACCATCTTGAATCACGGTGCAGTATCCGCAGAACGGTCCTTCCCACGGTTTGTCGAACCGCAACGCCACCCCTTCATCCCGCGGCCGATTGAGCACCAGACGAACGTTTTCAAGCTGATCAATCAGCAGGTGATCGACGAACAATTCGCGACGGTTGCCGATCTCAATCCCTTCATCGTCAGCACGCAACGATGCCTGGGAATGGAACGTCACCGACAACAGGAACAAACAAACCGCACGGGCCAAGACACGCATTTTCAAACCACCTCGAATCGAGTTTTTGAGGTTAGCATACACCTTCCAATCGAAAGGGAGTGAAAAGGGAAGAACTCTCAACACCCAGCCCAGCGGGCGACACAAACTCAGGTTGCCCAAGCTTGCGTTGTCAGCTGGACTGGCGTTGGTTGGGTGATTGATGCCCGCTCGACACAACCGCAGCATCGAGACACTTTCGATGTTCCGCGATTCTTCGGTTGCACCAATGCTTGCACCAAGTCCCTGCCTTCATTCATGCATTTGCGAAAGGAATCGCCCTTCCTTTTCAAAATGGGCCTTGTCTCTATCTGTCATGCAAGCATCCCGTTGAAATTCAAGTCGCCACTACTGCAACTCAACCCATTTGTAGAGGTTGACGATTCCGTCTCCTTCAATCTCGATTTTCCCGGAATAAGACTTACCGACGGCTACCATCTTGCATCCCTACCGGGATGAAAACTTGCGCAAGCGACAATACTCTCCGAGCCCAAACGTTCAGCAGTCCAGGCGAACGCCCAAACGGCTCATATGGTGATGCCCGATCATTCCTGCCGACTTGCTTATCGGGGCAACAACACCCCAAAGACGGCAGCCCACCGCAACGCCCGCGTTTTAGCTACGCCAAAACCTCACGAATCAGGTGACCTTCGACGTTGGTCAAGCGTCGTTCAATGCCGTTGTGCTCGAACGTCAGACGTTCATGATCGAGCCCCAACAGGTGCAGGATCGTAGCGTTCAAATCGTAGAGCGGATGGATGTCCTCGACCGCCTTCTGACCGAGCTCGTCTGTCACGCCATGACTGACACCTGGCTTCACCCCGGCACCGGTCATCCAACAAGTGAATCCGTCGGGGTTGTGATCGCGTCCTTTGGCTCCCTTTTGGAAGAACGGCATGCGTCCGAACTCGGTGCACCAGACGATCAATGTGTCTTCGAGCAGCCCACGGGCCTTCATGTCTTGAATCATCGCCGCGGTGGGTTGGTCCAAAATCTCAGCGTGCGTGTCGTATTGCTCCTTCAGTTTGCCGTGCCCGTCCCAGTTGAGGGCACCGCCACTGGCATAGGCTCCATTGAACAACTGTACAAATCGCACGCCGCTTTCGATCAATCGACGAGCCAGGATGCAGTTTTTGGCATAGGCCGCACGGGTCGGATTGGAATCATCGTCCGCTCCGTAGCTTTTCAACACGTGAGCCGGTTCCGATGACAGGTCGGTGATCTCTGGAACGCTCAACTGCATTCGGGCGGCCAGTTCATAGCTGGCAATCCGGGCCGCCAATTTGCTGTCCCCGGGGTGTTGTTCCAGATGGCGTTCGTTCATTCGCTTTAGCAACGAGCGACTCGCTTCGTCCGCGACGTCTGACATGCCAGGCGCACGGAGGTGCCGAATCGGTGATTTCGAACTGACCGTCGTGCCTTGGAATGCAGCCGGCAAGAATCCCGGTCCCCAGTTGTTGGAACCATTCTGCGGCACGCCTCGTGGGTCAGGAATCGCCACATAGGCGGGCAAGTTTTGGTTCTCCGTCCCCAGTGCATAGCTGGTCCATGATCCCAGGCTCGGGAACCCATCCAACTGGCTGCCGGTGGACAAGAAGTTTTCCGCTGGCCCGTGGGTGTTGGTGATGCTGGTCAGCGAGTGAATGAAGGCGATGTCATCGGTCAATTCCGCCAGGTGCGGAAGCATGTCGCTGACCCACTTCCCAGTCTGGCCGCGTTGTCGAAACTTGTATTGCGGACGCGCTAAGTCACCCGCCGGCCCTTGAAAGGTGACCGCCGGCCCACCTTCCAAGGGACGTCCATCGAGCTTGATGAGCTCCGGTTTGTAGTCCCACGTTTCGAGTTGGCTGACCCCGCCAGCACAAAAGATCACCAGCACGTTCTTGGCTTTGGCCGGAAAATGACCGGGCCGCAGCGCAAACGGACGGGCTGGGTCGATCTGCGGTTGGTTGGCCAACAATCGATCCTTGGCCAACAAGTCCAAGAGAGCGATGGATCCCAATCCGGTCGCAGCATTGCCAAGGAACCCGCGGCGATTCAGAAATTGGCGACCGCCGTTGGAGAGGTGGGGAGTGGACATGGTGGAACGGGCAACTTTCAAGGAGACAGAATGAACGAATCGCGAAGGACGTGTTGAGACTCAAGGAAGAAACAAGAATTCATTGCAGTTGAACAAGGCTCGACAAAACGTCTCCAACCCAAATTCGCGAACAACGGAAACCGCGTCTGATAACTCTTCGGCCGACGGCTTTCGGTTGAGCCCTACCCAGTAGGCTCGCTGAACCTGTTGGCTGACATCGTCTTTCGCTTGCTCTTGCAGCACATCCGCGAATGCTTTGGCCTGTTCCATCGTGAAGGGACTGTTGAACAGATTGAGAGCTTGAATGGGGGTCGTCGACTCGATCCTTCGTGCGGCACTTTGCCCGCCGTCCGGACAATCAAATGCACCAAACACGGCATCTCGCTCACGTCGCACTTTGTGGGCATAGATCATCCGCCGCAGCCCATCCCCTTGGAACGATTCCACGGGAACAAACCCCGACAAGCCACCACGTTTGTTGAACAGGCTGAAACCGCGTCCGCCCATTTTCAGGTCGAGCTGACCATTGATCGCCAAGATTGAATCCCGGATCGCTTCCCCATCCAGGCGTCGCGACGGGTACCGCCACAACCACCGCACATCGGCGTCTTTCGCGGCCGCCAGCTCGTTGTGCTGAGTCGATTGGCGATAGGTTGCCGACAACACGATCACGCGATGCATGTGCTTGATCGACCATTCACCTCGAATCAATTCCAAAGCGAGCCAGTCCAACAGTTCCGGGTGAGTGGGCTGCGATCCATTCCGACCGAAATCGTTTGGCGTGTCGACGAAGCCGACGCCAAAGTGCCACTGCCAAATTCGATTCGCCATCACGCGGGCCGTCAGCGGATTGTCGGGACGCGCAATCCAATCAGCCAACGCTTTCCGGCGTTCCTGTTCGGGAGTCTTAGCAGAAAGTTGCACGTCGCCCAGCGAACTCAGCACCGCGGGAACCACCGCTTCCTTGGGTTGCTCCGGATCACCGCGATTCAGCAAGTGAATGTCATCGGGTTTGCGAAACGTTCCGGCGAACACGGACGGCCCCTTTCGGTTTTCGCGAATCTTCTTTTCGAGGTGGGCTTTCTCTTTCTGCAGGCCGCTGGCAACGCGGGTCTCATCGGGCGTCAATCCGACCAGCAGGAACTCAGCGGATGGCTTGGTACCTGCGTCCCAGACAACACGATCCCTGGAATCAGCGATCCGCCGCCAATCTTGATCGAGGGCCGTCTCGATGAGGTACTCGGTCGCCAAGCGGTCATCGAATTTCCCCTCACGATCCCGTCCCCACACGACCCGCTCGATCTCCTGCTCGCGAGCGAACTGCAGTTCCACCCAGCCCTTCCCGTCTTCACTGGACATCCACGAACTCGCGTTGCCGTGTCGGCCGTCGTTGATAAAACGTGGGTCATGACGGTTTGCAACCAGGTTGTCACCGGATGTTTTGACCGAAGTCCCCATGCTGGCCAAGGCAATGTTTTCGCCCTCTGTGTTGAAGACTTCCAACTCGTCCAAGCAGGGTTCCAGTCGGTTGGTTGCCAAAACAGTGAAACGCAGGCGATTGGCACGCACCGGGGTGATGCGATCGGTGTTCATCGTCGCTTGAACCGATCTGCGACGCGGTTCGAGATGAGCCAGCGTTGTCAGCTTTTCCTCCGACACTCCCGCTTCCAACGTGTAGGACGTCGCAAGTCGATCCGTCAGCTTTCCCAGACGGTCGCGACCCCAGACCACTTTCCCAATCCGTATCGGTTCCGGCAATTCAAACATCACCCACCCCGTGCCATTGGTGTCGGACATCCAACTGCTTGGATTGCCGTACACGCCATCGTTGAGATGGATCAACTTGTGATTGCTGGACTCCACGCTTCCCGATGCGGTTGCTTGAGCGCCCAGGGAAGCCAAGGCAACGTTTCGAGGTTCAGCCTCGTCGGTGTAGATCTCGAACTCATCAATGCAGGGCGCGATCAGGCCAAGACTGGGATGCAAGTTGGAATCGTGGATCGTGAACCGAATGAACTTTGCCTCCAACGGCTCAAAGGTCTCGGTGTTCTTGCGAGCGTTGGTGGTGCGAATCGGCTCGCCATCATCAGGCCTGGGCCGAGCAATGGGAACGAACCGAGAGAGCTGCTCTTCAATTTCCGTCACCCTTTTCGCCCAGATCTCTGCCTGCTTCTTGAGAGCTTCGGATTCGGGCGTCTTCAACTCACGATCCTTGTATTCGACCCCCGCCACGAATGCCTGCATGCTGTAGTAGTCTTTGGCCGAAATCGGATCGAACTTGTGGTCGTGACACCTCGCACAACCGACGCTCAAGCCAAGAAACGTTTGCGAAACGTTGTTGACGATTTCATCGAGCGAGTCCTGCCGAGCCAATCGTTTCGAAGGCTCGTCGGCACCGATCTGCCCAGGCAGCAGGACGGAAGCCGTGACCAAGAATCCGGTGGCCCGATCCCGCCCCAAGGCGTCCCCCACGATCTGCTCTTTGATGAACTGATCGTAGGGCGTGTCCCGGTTCATCGATTCAATCACGTAGTCACGGTACGGCCAAGCATTCGGCCGTTCGGTATTGACCTCAAAGCCATGCGTGTCCGCGTAACGAACCACATCCAGCCAGTGTTGAGCCCAGCGTTCACCATAGCGAGGAGATTCCAGCAATCGTTCCACCACCTCGCTGAAAGCCGCTTCCCCGTGCTCGAGGCGTCCTAGAAAATCGTTCACCTCGTTGGGCGTGGGGGGCAAACCTGTCAAGTCAAACGTCACCCGCCGCAACCAAACCACCGGGTCTGCTGGCGGCGAAGGCGACAGTCCTTCCTGTTCCAATCGGGCCAGCACCATTCGATCGAGGGGGCCGCGTGGCCAATCAGCCTTGGATACCTGAGGCATGTCCGGCATCACGACCGGTTCGAACGACCAATGATCCATGCGATCTTCCAACACCGCCAGGTCGACTCCGTCGGGCCAGTCGGCGCCTTGTTCGACCCAATTGGTCAGGGTCGCGATTTCTGACGATGACAAAGGATCGCCTTCCGGTGGCATGCGAGAACTCTCGTCTTCGCTGGTCACCCACTCGATCAACGGACTGTCTTCAGGTTCGCCTTCGATCACGAACGGCCCCCAACCATCGCCTCCCTTGAAGGCCTCTGATTTGATGTCCAGTCGCAATCCACTCCGCTGCTTTTCCTCGCCGTGGCAGGAATAGCAATGCTGTTGCAAAATCGGTCGGACGTCATGAACAAAGTCGACCTCGTCAGCCCGCAAGAGAACGGGAACCAAACTTCCGATCAAAAGAACGAAGAGAGGCAAAACGAACAGTCCGAAAAGGTTAGGCATGGGATTCCTACAGGACACTCTTTGCAGGGACGACTACCGGCAGGGTGTTTCCCAAACTCAAATCATTCGTCAAATGAACAGAATCAGAGTTGGAACAGCTGCGAACTGGTGGCCGAGGAGTCGTTAGGCGGGACCGCCAATTGTAGCAGAACTCGTCCAACGTATTTGCTTCAACCAGGTCGGCAGGAATGATCGGGTGCAACGATGTGAGCCGTTCGGGCGTTCGCCCCGGTTGTATGTGGGAGCAACGACGCTACCCAAAACATTCCAAATGCTGAAAGACTCCTGCCGAACTGCTTGTCACAACTTCCCCGTGTCTCCACCAGCAAAGAACGAAAGGAGGCCAAGCCATGCGTTTTGTTGGCGTAACACGCCGACAGACAAAGATGCGGACGATGCGGATCTTGTCTTGCGAAGCAACACCAGGCTGACACTGAATTATTGTAGACTCACGCTGCAGTCGCATCCCAATGCTCCGACAGGAGATGGCACGCATCTTGCGCTGATTCAACGCGGTTCGGGACAACGTCATTCACGACGTTTCGCAGACGCCAACGAAGTGCCCTGACCTAGCTTCCACTTGAGACCGCTCATGCCCACGATGCACCGTTTCCCGTACATCAACCGTTACGTCAACGATGTGTTTGCGAAGGAAACATCGCACTGGGACTTTGTCTTTCTTCGTCCTCTGTTGCTGGTCGCCTATTTTTTCATCCGCACGCTCCTGTTCCCGTTCAAGTTCGTTTTCCATCGGGTGCCATATGGATTTGAGGCCTACGCGATCGACAAAACGATGACGTGGGGAATGAAGCACTTGGCGAAGACGGATGCGGCAGAGCTGTTCCTGCGTCACGTGCAAATCGAGCCGATTCTCTATCGGCATGTGCTTCAACGCCAGAACGCCGATCCACCTACAGAAATCAAGAAGCTGAACGGAATCGATGGCGACTTTTCAGTTGAGAATCTGCCCACAGCCGTCCAGAACAACATGACCATCGGTCACGATTTGTTGTCGTATGAATTGGTGGATCGCTTCGACAAACAAGCTTTCCTGGACAATCTCGATTACATCCGCAGCCAGCGACCACTCGACCATGAACAATTCAGCAAAGAGGCGTTGAACGAAAACCGAGAACACTCTTGGCAGGTTCTCGGCGCAACCAACATCGTCCTGTTGATCGTGACGACGATCACTGTCTTCGGTGACTTGAAGACCACGATGAGTGCCCTGAATTCGTTCAGTTCCGACTCCATTCTGCTGTGGTGTCTGAAGCGGATCTATGCGAGTGACCAAGAAATTCAAGTTGATTTGGATTTTTTCATGCAAGAAGTCAGCAACCGCGGGCACTACCACAGCAGTGCATTTTTTTCCAACCCGAGCCAGTACCTGTACTACCACATCGTCTTTGACGAAGTCGTGTATGACATGCTGTGCAACCGACCGCCGAGTACACAGCAGTGAATTCGTCGCCCCCCTCGCGAAGCAGCCATCATCCTGTCGCCTCCTGTTTCATCACGCGGACCGGATCGTTCTTGCCCGGCCCACGGGTGACAAATGAACGCCTGACCGAATTTCTTGGGAATCTCCCCGGCGAAGAGGAAGTGATGCGGCAGGTGCTGCGTATGAACGGGATTGTCGGCCGACACTACGCTCAGGACACGAACCAAATACCCACGCACGATGTTTATGAACTGGGAACGCTCGCAGCCATGCATTGCTTGGATTCCAGCCCCCTCCAAGTCTCACCCAGCTACCTTGCCGCCGGCACAACCCACTGCCCGCTGTCAGGTCCTGGCCTGAGTTCCATCGTCCATCGTCAATTGGCAGATCGAGGCTATCTCAATCGGTCTGTCGAAATCAGTTCCCATTCAGGCATTTGCACGTCGTCTTCGGCCGCCTTCGTGGGGGCGGTGCGAGCCGTGAAGTCCGGCGACCATCATGCGGCCCTCTGTCTGGGAACAGAACACGCATCTGAAATTCTTAAGTCGACCAAAATCCAGCCGATCGATGACCGGAACGCTCACGTCGATCTCCGGAACAGCCAGTGGTTCATGGCAGTGTTTTTGAGGTTCATGTTGTCCGACGGCGCGGGGGCGTTCTTGATTGAGAACGAACCTTCAGACACGCGTCCATCGTTGC
Protein-coding sequences here:
- a CDS encoding DUF4349 domain-containing protein, translating into MNQRNFRNSFLVVLLLISGCGPQSNQFSTKLDVMSEQAVPEQPASFSLAQAPNRRPDFDEADTESLDADQSSENAKTNRRIVYNTHLSLVVKEYATFESKLPALVDQHGGFISNSETNRRYNNRQSGEWVARIPVANYVAFLRGVTGLGFAESRTEDAQDVTEEFVDVEARIRNNKKLEERIITMLEERTGKLSDVLEIERELSRVREEIERMEGRLRVLSDRSALATITIQCREEKEYVPPAAPTFSSRIQKSWSHSINAMKQTGEHIVIAAIAILPWLLVFGGLILVSVAVGRRLLRKRSK
- a CDS encoding DUF1501 domain-containing protein, which encodes MSTPHLSNGGRQFLNRRGFLGNAATGLGSIALLDLLAKDRLLANQPQIDPARPFALRPGHFPAKAKNVLVIFCAGGVSQLETWDYKPELIKLDGRPLEGGPAVTFQGPAGDLARPQYKFRQRGQTGKWVSDMLPHLAELTDDIAFIHSLTSITNTHGPAENFLSTGSQLDGFPSLGSWTSYALGTENQNLPAYVAIPDPRGVPQNGSNNWGPGFLPAAFQGTTVSSKSPIRHLRAPGMSDVADEASRSLLKRMNERHLEQHPGDSKLAARIASYELAARMQLSVPEITDLSSEPAHVLKSYGADDDSNPTRAAYAKNCILARRLIESGVRFVQLFNGAYASGGALNWDGHGKLKEQYDTHAEILDQPTAAMIQDMKARGLLEDTLIVWCTEFGRMPFFQKGAKGRDHNPDGFTCWMTGAGVKPGVSHGVTDELGQKAVEDIHPLYDLNATILHLLGLDHERLTFEHNGIERRLTNVEGHLIREVLA
- a CDS encoding PSD1 and planctomycete cytochrome C domain-containing protein; protein product: MPNLFGLFVLPLFVLLIGSLVPVLLRADEVDFVHDVRPILQQHCYSCHGEEKQRSGLRLDIKSEAFKGGDGWGPFVIEGEPEDSPLIEWVTSEDESSRMPPEGDPLSSSEIATLTNWVEQGADWPDGVDLAVLEDRMDHWSFEPVVMPDMPQVSKADWPRGPLDRMVLARLEQEGLSPSPPADPVVWLRRVTFDLTGLPPTPNEVNDFLGRLEHGEAAFSEVVERLLESPRYGERWAQHWLDVVRYADTHGFEVNTERPNAWPYRDYVIESMNRDTPYDQFIKEQIVGDALGRDRATGFLVTASVLLPGQIGADEPSKRLARQDSLDEIVNNVSQTFLGLSVGCARCHDHKFDPISAKDYYSMQAFVAGVEYKDRELKTPESEALKKQAEIWAKRVTEIEEQLSRFVPIARPRPDDGEPIRTTNARKNTETFEPLEAKFIRFTIHDSNLHPSLGLIAPCIDEFEIYTDEAEPRNVALASLGAQATASGSVESSNHKLIHLNDGVYGNPSSWMSDTNGTGWVMFELPEPIRIGKVVWGRDRLGKLTDRLATSYTLEAGVSEEKLTTLAHLEPRRRSVQATMNTDRITPVRANRLRFTVLATNRLEPCLDELEVFNTEGENIALASMGTSVKTSGDNLVANRHDPRFINDGRHGNASSWMSSEDGKGWVELQFAREQEIERVVWGRDREGKFDDRLATEYLIETALDQDWRRIADSRDRVVWDAGTKPSAEFLLVGLTPDETRVASGLQKEKAHLEKKIRENRKGPSVFAGTFRKPDDIHLLNRGDPEQPKEAVVPAVLSSLGDVQLSAKTPEQERRKALADWIARPDNPLTARVMANRIWQWHFGVGFVDTPNDFGRNGSQPTHPELLDWLALELIRGEWSIKHMHRVIVLSATYRQSTQHNELAAAKDADVRWLWRYPSRRLDGEAIRDSILAINGQLDLKMGGRGFSLFNKRGGLSGFVPVESFQGDGLRRMIYAHKVRRERDAVFGAFDCPDGGQSAARRIESTTPIQALNLFNSPFTMEQAKAFADVLQEQAKDDVSQQVQRAYWVGLNRKPSAEELSDAVSVVREFGLETFCRALFNCNEFLFLP
- a CDS encoding DUF6999 family protein; the encoded protein is MPTMHRFPYINRYVNDVFAKETSHWDFVFLRPLLLVAYFFIRTLLFPFKFVFHRVPYGFEAYAIDKTMTWGMKHLAKTDAAELFLRHVQIEPILYRHVLQRQNADPPTEIKKLNGIDGDFSVENLPTAVQNNMTIGHDLLSYELVDRFDKQAFLDNLDYIRSQRPLDHEQFSKEALNENREHSWQVLGATNIVLLIVTTITVFGDLKTTMSALNSFSSDSILLWCLKRIYASDQEIQVDLDFFMQEVSNRGHYHSSAFFSNPSQYLYYHIVFDEVVYDMLCNRPPSTQQ